TTAGCAGGAAGTCTCGGGGGTAAGAACGAATAAGATTCCCGACATTCCCACTGAAAGGGGTATCTCGCAAGTGAATAAAATGGAATTGATAAACAAAGTCGCAGACAAGACTGGCTTGAAAAAGAAAGACGCTGAGCTGGCTGTGAACAGCGTATTTGACATCATTGAAGACACACTCGGCAACGGCGAAAAGGTTCAACTCATCGGTTTTGGCACGTTCGAAACACGCGAACGCGCTGCTCGCTCTGGTCGCAACCCACAAACTGGCGAAGTCATCGAGATCCCAGCTTCCACAGTGCCAGCCTTCAAACCTGGCAACAAGCTCAAGGAAAGCACTCGCTAAGCTTTGCGCCTAGACAAGTTTTTGAAGGTCTCACGACTCATAAAGCGTCGCACGTTGGCTAAGCAGATTTGCGACGCCGGTCGTGTGACAGTGGGTGACCGAGTCGCGAAAGCTTCGACAGATGTTGGAGTCGGTGACACGCTCAGTATTCGCTACGGCAACAAAACCGTCACGGTGGAAGTCCGTAAAATACTAGAGCATCCTCGTCGTGATGAAGCTCTGGAGCTATACCATGTCGTTTCAACTGTCGCGCGAAACGACGTGGAGCCCGAGTACGTTGATGACGAGGATTCCGACTGACACGCGGTAAGTTGCATATGTGCACCTAAGCGGACTGCCCCGGAAGGGGCAGTGTTTGTTTTTGTGGCAGGCGACGGGGCTGCGGTGAGCCCGTGCGCCAGAGCCGCCTACGGGTAGCTTGCCGAATTCGCGCCGGATCGAACCACAGGGTACTTTTCTTCCCCTAATCTGGCCCGTCCCTATCAGTGGATAGTGAGCTCGTTGCTATCCGGCTTTCCGCCCGCCGCTTCGGTCTCGCTTCACCTGGCGCACCCGCCATTTCCCGCCTCACGGCCGCCCGACCTACCCCGGCCCGCCCGATACTTTTCCAGCATGTCCGGTTCTACTATCGCTGCGCAGACATAAAATAGCGATGGACGACCAGGAAGCTTGGGGGGTGTAGATTTGAGTGCGGGGGATTCACACAACCACGACCATGACATACGACTGCGCGGGCGATCTGAACTTGAAATCACAGGCGTACAAAAGGTCTCGAGCTTCGACGTCCATGCTTTTGAACTGGTGACGACAGCGGGGCATCTTCATATTGAAGGTGACGCGCTGCATATGAAGCATTTCGATGTACAAGCGGGGATCGTTCGGATTGAGGGACGAATTATCGGGCTTCAATACGACGACGATGCGAAGAAAAAGACGTTTGTTGGGCGGTTGCTGCGATGATGGACCTATTTGGAAATGCGTCATACGTCATTTGGATGCTCGCGGCTGGTTGCGCGATGGGAACGACCTTTGACTTCTACAGCACGGTAACAGGGGCCACAAAGTATTTGAGGTGGCTGCGACCCGCTTTGGACATCCTGTTCTGGGTTGTCTCGGGACTAGCCGTATACTATCTGACGTTTATCACGATTCTCGGTGATTTCCGATTGTATACGTTCCTCTTGCTTGGTGTAGGTTATTTAGTGTATCGTGCTTTGTTTAGGCGGATCGTGATTGGTAGTGCATTTGCCGTTGTACGGTTTGTCAAAGGACTCATTCTCTTCTGCGGGCGAGTTTTATATCGGCTGATTGGCATACCCGTCATCGCATGTGTGCGTGTCCTTTATACTCTGTTACACATTTTATACGTGATTGGTTGTCGCATTGAAGATGGCGTGTCGGCTGTGATCCGGGTCATTTTTCGGATCGTATTCTTTCCGCTGCGGCGATATTTTCATCCGGAACAGCCGTGGAGAAAAAAACTTCGTACGGTAGAGCAGGGTTTTTGGGAACAGTTGTCGAATTGGTTGAGGAAGAAGCCTGGATCGGTTTCGTAATTCCTCACAGGGAGCGTCACGCCCGTGCATGCATATCGTCAACTCGGAAAGCCCGACGTCGGCCCACACGTTACTTCACGGAGAAAAAATCCACTGTTGCGCGTCCGGTATCTGGCCCTTGTCATCATCTGTGGATGGGCTGCGTTATACTACCTGCACACGGAACGACCCCAACTCATGAAACTGCAATTACAACATCAGCAGTTGCAGTCGCAATTGAGTCAAATGAAGGCCCAACAGCAATCGTTGGAGCAGGAAAAGCAACAATTGAATGATCCGTCGTATATTGAAAAGTATGCATCGAAGCATGATGGCATGAGCGCACCGGGTCAAATCCCGTTTGATTTGCAGCAGGGTAGTCCGCAAGGATAAGATTGACGTGACTGAGCCCGCAGTGACTCGGTCACATAATCATATCTTTTGTCTGACCCCATCGGCGATAACCCGGTGAGCATTTGGAATCATTATTTTACTCGTTTGACGCGAATAGGAGGAACGGCGTCTTTATGGCCATTGAGGTCGGCAGTAAGTTGACAGGTAAGGTAACAGGGATTACCCGTTTTGGAGCATTTGTTACGCTACCAGAAGGTGAAACCGGACTCGTCCACATCTCAGAGATATCGGATAGTTATGTAAAAGACGTGAATGATTTCTTGAAGGTTGATGATGAAGTAACCGTCAAGGTCATTAGTGTTGGTGCGGATGGGAAGATCGCATTGTCCATTCGAAAAGCTGTTGACACCCCTCAAGGTGCGCCTGGCCGTTCACACGGTGGGGATCGTGAATACGGCGGTGGTCGTGGTGGACACGGCGGTGGTCGTGGACACGGAGGTCATGGTGGTGGCCGTGGTGAGGCACGTCGGGGAAATTCGTTTGAGCAACTGATGAACCGATTTGTCAAAGACAGTGAGGAGCGTCTATCTGCGCTTCGCCGCAATGAATCGAAACGTGGCGGCCGTGGTGGTCGTAGAGGCTAACCTTTTGTTATACTCAGATTAACGCGAACCGGGACAGCGTTCTGCTGCCCGGTTTCGTTTTTGTCCGGCTTCTGAGTCCATCTGTTTGAGTTGTGACTCTTTCCTATAGGCGGGGCTGGCTTAAGCACTTTGAGGGGGATATGAATGTCTGAACCATACTATTTGGAGTATGAAATCACGACCGGTGAACGTTTCATTCTGCGTTTTGGCGATGAGAACGACCGCGATGGCTGTCATATTTCTCTTGATATGTACAAAGGCCAGCTGGGCCCTGTCGATGAAGCGGTTTTGGAGCGGATTTTGGCGAAGTTTCATGGTGAAGTGATGAGTCGACGTTAAGGGAGGACGCGCATGTTTGCGAATGTCCCATACTTTCACCCAGTACTTTTAACCATTTTTCTTTGCTTGTTTGTTGCGATGATGGTTTTCACGATGGTTTGGAGCAATCGACGAGGACGACTGGGCGCTTCTTTGTGGTTGCTCGTGGCGGGGTCAATCTTTGTGCTCGTGACCGTCGTTGCGGCCACTTAGACGTCGACCCTTGGTCGAATATATATACGTGGGCTATCTGAACGTGAGAAGCTGCCCCCCAAGTCGATATTCGATCGACTCAAGGGGCAGCCCGTTTCCCTAGAGGACTTGTCATAGAAAAATCAGTTGTAGACGATGACCATGACGCTAAGCTCGACTGTTACGGTATCGGAAGAAAGCTTGATTGAGCATTTGAACGGACTTCCTGTCGCGATTCTGGAACGCCCGCCTGAGTTGACTCCGCAGCCATTCTGGCATTCCATTCACCTCGCCTCATGCACTTTTCCCCTGGAATACAGGTTTTGCTTTAGTCTACGCAGATATGGGCGTTTGTGCCCCGCGAACAACCCTACAATCCGTCAAATTTCTTCGCCGTTCGGGTGGATTAGCCATTCCAATTCACTCTTCACTTGCCGAATATTTACCCCAGCCGTCTGAAGAAGCTCCTGTGCGTACGCATCAGGTCGATAAACGGTTTCGTAGAAAATGTTTTGAATGCCCGCCTGGATGATGCTCTTCGTACAGTGAAGGCACGGCAGGTGCGTGACATAAAGGTCTGCGCCTTCTGTCGCGATGCCAAAGCGTGCGCACTGCAGAAGCGCATTCTGTTCCGCGTGAATCGCTCGAACGCAGTGACCGTCTACGACTTTACACCCCACATCCAGACAGTGTTCGTCATGATTGATGCTGCCGTTATAGCCACTTGCAATCATGCGCTTGTCGCGAACAATGACGCATCCGACCGATAATCGTGTGCATGTCGATCTCAACGCCATCACCCGACTCTGAGACGCAAAGAACGCATCCCAGCTCAATCGGTGGTTCGGTGTTCGTTCTGTTTGGTGCATGGAAACGCCTCCGTTTATAAGAGTGTGAAGTCGCTCATTGCGGTATCCATCCGATGGATAGACAAGTGCGAAGGGCATCACAAATTGTCGGAATATTTATCTGGAAGGTTGACGTCGTTTGACAAATTACTCGGCATAACCTTCGTATAATGGCCATACACATTAACCGGAAGGAGCCTGTGTCATGGCGCAAATATCCCTGACGCACAAAAGTGCTAAGGAGAATCGGACAAGTTCTAAGGTCATTCCTCTTCCACGTTGGACGTGGCATGCTTGGCGACGTGTTGCCGTCCTCATAGCCATCGGCTTTTTATTGGGCCGAGCCAACATTGAGCACGCGGTTTCCCCGTTCGGACTCGCTTATTTCGCAGTTCTATCAGAAGTCGCGGGGCGTAAGAAAGCGTGGCCTGCCTACTTCGCTGTTCTCGGAGCGCTGACTGTCGACGGAACCACAGGCGGTCTCCTGATGCTCCTGCAGCTAGTCCTTTATCGTGTTGCCCGTCGGTATATATTTCGAAAGAAGTTGCCCGACTTGCACTTCGTTCCCATCACGGCGGGAATCGTATCCCTGGTCTCCAGACTGGCTATGGTTGGCACGGTCTGGACCAAGTATGACGTCCTCATTGCCCTCGCCCAAGGAGCCCTTGTCACCATCTTAGCGCTCATCTTCGTTCAATGCATGAACCTTTTTGTCGGTGGTGAACAGACAAGGACGCTGAAATACGAGCAGATCATCAGTGTGGTGATCTTAGTTGCGTCTGTCGTGATGGGATTTGTCGGACTGCACGTTCACGGTGTGGAACTGGCGGCTGTAGCTATCGATTGGCTCATTCTGGTCATGACGTGCGGAGGGATCGGAATCAGTGCAGCGGGTGCCATTGTCGTGAGTATGCTCACACTCTTGAATCACCAGGCCTCGTTGACTCAAGTCGCCATTCTCGGGTTCGCCGGATTGCTCGGTGGATTGTTGCGTGACACAAATCGTTTCTTCGTCAGTCTGTCCTTTATGTTGAGCACAACCGTGTTGACTGCCACATACGCCCATTCGTATCAGCCACTTCTCATGAACCTGTTGGCCTCTGCGGTGGCCTCGGTTTTCTATTTTCTCACGCCGAAACGTCTCGAGAACGAGTTGCGAAGCTATGTGCCTGGTACCCGTGAACATACGCAGTCGGAGCGGGATCGAGTACAACGTGTGAACGCCCTGTTGACGGAAAAAATTCATGAGGTGAGCCAGGTTTTCGATGAACTGTCAAAATCATTCGCGGATACGGGAGAAAACGAGTATACGGCGGCGCAACATCTTGTGACGCAGATCGTTTCGGCAACATCGCAGAGCGTTTGCGCACTGTGTCCTCGGCGCGCGAAATGCTGGGACAAGGAGAGTATGCAAACGTATCATGCAATGGCCAACACCCTGCGGAATATCGAGAGTGCCGGTGGACGAAAGGCTGTCCCGAGTGCGGAGATGAGGGACAGGTGCGTGCGTCTCGATCCGCTCATGAACACACTCCGGTACAACCTGGACGTGACCAATCGCGACGCAAAGTGGATGAAAAAGCTTCGTGAGCAGCGGTCACTGCTCTCCGCACAGTTGTCGGGCGTTGCGTCGGTCGTTGGAGCGATGGCCAAAGAGCTCGACGAAGAGAATAAGTCTTCACTATCAGATGAAGAGCAAATCATCGGGGCGCTCGAGCAGTTGGGGCTGTACGTGGATGATGTTCACATTGTGAGTTTGGAGCCGGGGAAGGTCGAGATCGAAATCACGCAACCGACGGAGGGAGCTTACGAGAACTCGGCACGGATGATAGCACCCTTGTTGTCGGGGATTCTCGGTGAGCACATCAGTGTCTCCCAAGTGCAAAGTGAAAACGGAGGCGGTCCCTGCACAAGTGTCTTTGCTTCGGCCCGGTTGTTTCAAGTCAACACTGCCGTTGCCACTGCTGCCCGGGATGGGCGCATCGTCTCGGGGGACACGCATACCAGTGTCGATCTCGGCAACGGCCGCTACACTGTCGCCGTCAGTGATGGCATGGGCAACGGAGAACGTGCCCGGCGGGAGTCAAAAGCTGCGATCGATCTGCTGAAGAAGCTCATGAAGGCCGGATTCGACGAAAAGCTAGCCATCCGTACGGTGAACTCCACCCTGCTCCTGCGGTCACGTGATGAAATGTTCACAACCCTCGACATGGCGCTCATTGATTTGTTTAACGCGAAGGCCGAATTCTTGAAGATTGGTTCAGCACCGAGCTTCATCAAACGAGGGAACGAGGTGATTGAAGTCACGGGCAGCAATGTGCCCATCGGCATCCTGCAAGACATCGAGGTACAGTCGGTGGAACAACAACTACAAGCAGGTGACATCCTCATCCTGATGTCTGACGGATTATACGATGCCCCGCCGCACAATTATGACAGTGACACATGGCTGCGAACTGTCATCAGCAAGCTCGAGACAAAGACCCCGCAGGACATCGCGGACATGCTCATTGAGACAGCCGTTCGTATGAATCACGGCAGCATCCGCGATGACATGACTGTCGTCGTGGCCGTCATCGAGCACCACGAGCAGGAGTGGGCCGCCATTAAATTACCGAGTGTTCCAAGCCTCCGCAAGGCGAATAAGCGTCGCCGCGGCGCGTGATGCCAGCCTGGATTGCCTGGCGGAGCACCTGAATGAACCTCTCTTCTCTCGTCCATACTGGAGATAGAACAATATGGAGGTGGGAAGATTGAGTAAAGAGGCGACAATCCGCCAGATTCTCGTAATCACTGATGGGTGTTCAAATATTGGAGACGATCCGATCGAGGCCGCAGCTCGAGCGCACCAGAGAGGCATTGTGGTCAATGTGGTCGGTGTCGTGGATAAAGGTGACATGGGCGGACAAGGAAGAGACGAGGCCATGTCCATCGCTGACGCCGGTGGTGGGATGTGCCGGATCGTTCATCCAGTGGACCTTTCAGCGACGGCGCAGATGATGACCCACCAAACGATGCAGATGACACTCCAGCAGGTCGTCAACCAAGAATTGCTTTCCGTCATGGGTAAGACGACAGAGGAACTGCCGCCAGCGGAACGGAGCCGGGTGATGCAGGTGGTTGATAAACTTGAGGAAGAAGTTGCGCTGCAACTGGTGGTCGCCATCGACATGAGCGCAAGCATGAAGGAGAAAATACCGACGGTTCGTGAAGCCGTACGCGATCTCGCCCTGTCCCTCCAAGTGCGCGTCGGACGCGCTCAAGTTGCCGTACTGTCCTTTCCCGGACAAGGTGATGCGCCAACCAAGTTGATTCAAGGATTCGCGGAGCAGGTGGATATGCAGGAGATGGAAATGTCCCTGCAAGCACGCGGCGGTACACCCACGGGTCCCGCTATTGACCACGCTGTCGAACTCATGATGAACGAGCGGCTGACTCATCGCGACGACATAGATGGCCCAAGGCGCGATTTCGCATGATGCTTTCGGCACAAGTTCCCCTGTCTCGGGGACTGCGGATCACAGGAAAATGGACGAAAAACGAATGGACGGTGCTGTCGTGCCTTGGAATTGGGGCAAACGGTGCCGTCTACTCTGTTCGGCAACAGGGTGGCGAACAGGTAGCCATGAAGGTCTGCTCCGATGCAGGTGCAGTGGCGTTCGAGTGGGGACTTCTCGAACGGATGGCCAAAGCGGGTACCGCGTTTCCGAAACCACATTGCATTGATGACAGCGCAAACCAGTCTGCGCTGTACTTTTATGTCATGGAGCAAGTGGGCGGTCGTCCTCTGATCGAAGCGTGGCCACGATTGTCGACCCGGGACGCGGTACGCGTTCTGATCGGTATCGGCTACGGACTACGCGATTTGCACGCTTCTGGCCACGCGTTTTGCGATATCAAACCACAGAACGTCCTGGTCGACGTGGGGAAGACGCAGTGTGTTCGTTTCGTCGACGTGGGCGGTGTTACACCCTTTGGCCGATCCGTTCGCCAATTCACCCCCACATCTGACTGTGCGTACTGGGGATTTGGCGAACGACGAGCGAGTGCAGCTTATGATATCGCCGCGGTGATGTTGACTGTGACCTGTCTTCAATCACCGCCCCCACCAAACCTTTCGCAGTGGACGGTAGAGCGGCGCAAGGCCTGGTTGCAACGCGCCGTTCGCGCGACGGGAGACAGCGCATGGCGCGGTTTGGCCGAGGACGCGATTCAAGGCAAACTACAGGCGGCCGACGAATTCATCCGCCGACTTTACGTCCTGGCCAAGTACCCACCTGCCCCGCAGCAACCGCGACGTGCTGCCACTAGTTCCTCAGGTGGACGCCGCATGACATCCGTGCCGCCGAGTACAGCAATGTCCGGAGCCAAGTCGGGACATATGGGACAGACGTCTGCCATTCCCAAGCGGACTCGAAATCGTCAGGCTGCCCGGGCCGGAGGCGATTGGACCGAGCGCTTTATGTGGATATCCTTGACGTGCGCCATCGTTTCGACAGCCGGTGCATGGGCCGTTTACTTTCGATGGTTATGAGGATGTTCTTTTGTTTGATAAGATAAATCTAGTCCATCCGGGTCGGAGTGAGGCAGAAGGATGCAACTAGAATTAGACGTCAAACGGCTGATTGACCGATACATCGCCACAAATCATTCTATCGTCGCCGGTGTCTCCGGCGGTGTCGATTCCATGGTCCTGTTGTATTGTCTTAGGCAACTTGCGGAACGGGTGGATCGACTGAGTTCGCTGCTCATCGTCCACGTCCACCATGGGTTGCGAGAAACTGCGGATCGTGATGCTGAATTTGTTCACGACTATTGCCAGAAGTCCGGGATACCCGTTCGCATCGAGCGCGTTCACGTACCAACTGAGCAAGGCATCGGTCTCGAAGCCGCAGCGCGAGATGTGCGCTATAAGGCACTCGTTTCCGCTGCTAAAGCGTGTTCAAACGCGGTTATCGCGCTCGCGCACCACGAGGACGATCAAATTGAGACGTTCATGTTGCGCTGGCTGCGCGGAACCGGCCTCCACGGACTGGGCAGCATGAGGCGCGTGGGCGAACGTGAGGGCGTGCCTCTCCTGAGACCGTTGCTTCATACTAGTAGAGGTGCCATCGAGGAGTTTGCACGCGCTCACGACATTCCGCACATTGAAGATGAGAGCAACCAGGATGATCGATATGTTCGCAACTATTTGCGTCATCAGGTGATTCCTAAGCTCAGGTCAGTCCAGTCCGATTTGGGCCCCGTCACGTCGCGGCTGACGGAGTATTTGCAGGCGGACGATGACTTTTTGCACATGGAGGCAAAGGCCCTATGTGAACAAATGGTGAGCGAACGGACAGACTTGCACGTACGAATTGATTTACCTCGACTTGTGCATGCCCATGTTTCTTTACAACGACGAGCGATTCACATACTATTGAATTGTTTCGCGTCAACAGGTTGGTCACATCGTCACGTCCAAGCGGTTTTGCAGCTTGCCCAGCACGATGAAAGTCCTTCCGCATCGATTCAGCTCCGCAAAGGTCTCTCGGCATGGCGGAGCTATGACAGTTTGTACATAGGGTTTGACATGGTTACCGAGAGAGCAGAACCTGAGACGTGGGTTTGGAACCTATATGAAGAGGCGAGATTCCAAATCATAAGGAAACAAATGCACTGGCATTTCCGTGCTGTACAGCTGAGTCAATCAGTTGACACTGTGCATAGAAATGGCGGTTTGTGGCGACTCTTATTGCCACCCGTCTCGTCGGTTCAAATTCGATGTGGTGAGCCCCGCGCGTTACGTGTTCGGCCCCTCGGCCTCGGAGGCTCCAAGAAGTTACAGGACGTCTTCACAGACAAAAAGATTCCACGTCTTTTTCGATCCGATTGGCCAATCATCTATATTGATGATGACATAGCGTGGATTCCTGGGGTCGTCCGCACTGAAATGCACACCATTCATCCTAGTGAAGCGCGTGGATGGGTCATTTTGGCACATCTTGGTCGCGGATCTTGTGAAGAAATGAGGACATTGTCGTCCAACATGCAACGTATGATAAGGGAATAACACGGTTTAGGAGGCACCTATGCACCCCGACGTAGAACGCATCTTATTCGATGAACAGACCATTCTTGCGAAAGTGGAACAACTTGGTGCGCAGTTGAGTTCAGACTACCGTGACAAGAATCCACTTTTTATCTGTATTCTGAAAGGCGCAACGCTGTTTATGGCAGATCTAGTCAAGCGCGTTGAAGTTCCGATGGAAATGGACTTCATGGCCATTTCGAGTTATGGGGCATCGTCCCAGTCGTCCGGTGTTGTCCGCATTTTGAAAGATCTAGAGCGTCCCATCGAAGGACGGCACGTTGTCATTGTGGAAGACATCGTAGACACAGGACTTACTTTGAAGTACTTGCAAGACACATTAATCCACCGCAGGGCTGCATCTGTGCGCATCGTTTCTCTGTTCGACAAACCAAGCGGACGGAAAGTTGATATTGTGCCGGATTACTACGGTTTTACCGTGCCAAATGCCTTCATTGTCGGTTATGGATTAGATTATGCAGAGCAATACCGCAATCTACCATTTGTGGGTGTATTGAAATCTGACATCTATTCGACAAGCGAAACGGACTGACGGGGTGGGCCTGTCCTCGACTAGGAAGGGCCTTGCGTGTATGGTACAATATTCCCGCCATAACCGAGAGGAGGTAAGGCATGAACAAGTTTTACCGGAGTATCGTTTTTTACGTACTCATCTTGTTAGCGATCATCGGTGTCGTGCAATATCTGACAGGGTCAGATCATTCGCGCAAGCTGATACCATACAGTCAATTTGTCACGGACGTCAAAGGTGGGCAAGTTGTCGATCAGGTACACGTCACACCCGAAGGTCTGACAGCCACTATAGATGGTTCGCTGAAAAATGGTGACAAGTTTGAAACACGGGCGCTCTATGACGACAACCTGCAACCCTTGCTAACGAACAACAACGTGAAATTTGATGTTTCACCGCAGCCGAAAGCAAGCGTTTGGATTCAGTTCTTGGAATCGGTTGTCCCGTTTGTCTTCCTCTTCATCCTCATGTTCTTCCTGTTTAATCAGGCGCAGGGTGGTGGAAGTCGTGTCATGAACTTCGGCAAGAGCCGGGCACGACTGTACTCGGAAGAGAAACGAAAAGTGACCTTCGCTGATGTTGCAGGTGCAGATGAGGAAAAGGATGAGCTCATCGAGATCGTTGACTTTCTCAAGGATCCGAAGCGGTTTTCAGCGTTGGGTGCACGGATTCCGAAGGGTGTTTTGCTAGTCGGACCCCCAGGTACAGGTAAAACACTGCTAGCCCGAGCAGTGGCTGGTGAAGCGGGCGTTCCTTTCTTTAGCATCAGTGGTTCGGACTTCGTGGAAATGTTCGTCGGCGTCGGCGCTTCGCGCGTCCGTGACCTGTTCGAAAACGCGAAGAAAAACGCGCCGTGTATCATCTTTATCGACGAGATCGACGCAGTGGGCCGCCATCGTGGTGCTGGTCTGGGCGGTGGACACGATGAACGCGAGCAGACGTTGAACCAATTGCTCGTTGAAATGGACGGCTTCTCAGCCAACGAAGGCATCATCATCATCGCGGCAACGAACAGGCCGGACATTCTGGACCCGGCATTGCTTCGGCCGGGACGAATGGATCGTCAGATCATCGTGAACCGT
This is a stretch of genomic DNA from Alicyclobacillus dauci. It encodes these proteins:
- the hpt gene encoding hypoxanthine phosphoribosyltransferase, translating into MHPDVERILFDEQTILAKVEQLGAQLSSDYRDKNPLFICILKGATLFMADLVKRVEVPMEMDFMAISSYGASSQSSGVVRILKDLERPIEGRHVVIVEDIVDTGLTLKYLQDTLIHRRAASVRIVSLFDKPSGRKVDIVPDYYGFTVPNAFIVGYGLDYAEQYRNLPFVGVLKSDIYSTSETD
- a CDS encoding S1 domain-containing RNA-binding protein codes for the protein MAIEVGSKLTGKVTGITRFGAFVTLPEGETGLVHISEISDSYVKDVNDFLKVDDEVTVKVISVGADGKIALSIRKAVDTPQGAPGRSHGGDREYGGGRGGHGGGRGHGGHGGGRGEARRGNSFEQLMNRFVKDSEERLSALRRNESKRGGRGGRRG
- a CDS encoding YabP/YqfC family sporulation protein, with protein sequence MSAGDSHNHDHDIRLRGRSELEITGVQKVSSFDVHAFELVTTAGHLHIEGDALHMKHFDVQAGIVRIEGRIIGLQYDDDAKKKTFVGRLLR
- the cmpA gene encoding cortex morphogenetic protein CmpA — protein: MPEWLRSQLRRAFQNRDRKSVQMLNQAFFRYRNSRA
- the tilS gene encoding tRNA lysidine(34) synthetase TilS, with amino-acid sequence MQLELDVKRLIDRYIATNHSIVAGVSGGVDSMVLLYCLRQLAERVDRLSSLLIVHVHHGLRETADRDAEFVHDYCQKSGIPVRIERVHVPTEQGIGLEAAARDVRYKALVSAAKACSNAVIALAHHEDDQIETFMLRWLRGTGLHGLGSMRRVGEREGVPLLRPLLHTSRGAIEEFARAHDIPHIEDESNQDDRYVRNYLRHQVIPKLRSVQSDLGPVTSRLTEYLQADDDFLHMEAKALCEQMVSERTDLHVRIDLPRLVHAHVSLQRRAIHILLNCFASTGWSHRHVQAVLQLAQHDESPSASIQLRKGLSAWRSYDSLYIGFDMVTERAEPETWVWNLYEEARFQIIRKQMHWHFRAVQLSQSVDTVHRNGGLWRLLLPPVSSVQIRCGEPRALRVRPLGLGGSKKLQDVFTDKKIPRLFRSDWPIIYIDDDIAWIPGVVRTEMHTIHPSEARGWVILAHLGRGSCEEMRTLSSNMQRMIRE
- a CDS encoding HU family DNA-binding protein, translating into MNKMELINKVADKTGLKKKDAELAVNSVFDIIEDTLGNGEKVQLIGFGTFETRERAARSGRNPQTGEVIEIPASTVPAFKPGNKLKESTR
- a CDS encoding RNA-binding S4 domain-containing protein; translation: MRLDKFLKVSRLIKRRTLAKQICDAGRVTVGDRVAKASTDVGVGDTLSIRYGNKTVTVEVRKILEHPRRDEALELYHVVSTVARNDVEPEYVDDEDSD
- the yabQ gene encoding spore cortex biosynthesis protein YabQ, giving the protein MMDLFGNASYVIWMLAAGCAMGTTFDFYSTVTGATKYLRWLRPALDILFWVVSGLAVYYLTFITILGDFRLYTFLLLGVGYLVYRALFRRIVIGSAFAVVRFVKGLILFCGRVLYRLIGIPVIACVRVLYTLLHILYVIGCRIEDGVSAVIRVIFRIVFFPLRRYFHPEQPWRKKLRTVEQGFWEQLSNWLRKKPGSVS
- a CDS encoding septum formation initiator family protein, with translation MHAYRQLGKPDVGPHVTSRRKNPLLRVRYLALVIICGWAALYYLHTERPQLMKLQLQHQQLQSQLSQMKAQQQSLEQEKQQLNDPSYIEKYASKHDGMSAPGQIPFDLQQGSPQG
- a CDS encoding protein kinase domain-containing protein → MMLSAQVPLSRGLRITGKWTKNEWTVLSCLGIGANGAVYSVRQQGGEQVAMKVCSDAGAVAFEWGLLERMAKAGTAFPKPHCIDDSANQSALYFYVMEQVGGRPLIEAWPRLSTRDAVRVLIGIGYGLRDLHASGHAFCDIKPQNVLVDVGKTQCVRFVDVGGVTPFGRSVRQFTPTSDCAYWGFGERRASAAYDIAAVMLTVTCLQSPPPPNLSQWTVERRKAWLQRAVRATGDSAWRGLAEDAIQGKLQAADEFIRRLYVLAKYPPAPQQPRRAATSSSGGRRMTSVPPSTAMSGAKSGHMGQTSAIPKRTRNRQAARAGGDWTERFMWISLTCAIVSTAGAWAVYFRWL
- a CDS encoding vWA domain-containing protein, whose amino-acid sequence is MGRLSKEATIRQILVITDGCSNIGDDPIEAAARAHQRGIVVNVVGVVDKGDMGGQGRDEAMSIADAGGGMCRIVHPVDLSATAQMMTHQTMQMTLQQVVNQELLSVMGKTTEELPPAERSRVMQVVDKLEEEVALQLVVAIDMSASMKEKIPTVREAVRDLALSLQVRVGRAQVAVLSFPGQGDAPTKLIQGFAEQVDMQEMEMSLQARGGTPTGPAIDHAVELMMNERLTHRDDIDGPRRDFA
- the spoIIE gene encoding stage II sporulation protein E, producing MAQISLTHKSAKENRTSSKVIPLPRWTWHAWRRVAVLIAIGFLLGRANIEHAVSPFGLAYFAVLSEVAGRKKAWPAYFAVLGALTVDGTTGGLLMLLQLVLYRVARRYIFRKKLPDLHFVPITAGIVSLVSRLAMVGTVWTKYDVLIALAQGALVTILALIFVQCMNLFVGGEQTRTLKYEQIISVVILVASVVMGFVGLHVHGVELAAVAIDWLILVMTCGGIGISAAGAIVVSMLTLLNHQASLTQVAILGFAGLLGGLLRDTNRFFVSLSFMLSTTVLTATYAHSYQPLLMNLLASAVASVFYFLTPKRLENELRSYVPGTREHTQSERDRVQRVNALLTEKIHEVSQVFDELSKSFADTGENEYTAAQHLVTQIVSATSQSVCALCPRRAKCWDKESMQTYHAMANTLRNIESAGGRKAVPSAEMRDRCVRLDPLMNTLRYNLDVTNRDAKWMKKLREQRSLLSAQLSGVASVVGAMAKELDEENKSSLSDEEQIIGALEQLGLYVDDVHIVSLEPGKVEIEITQPTEGAYENSARMIAPLLSGILGEHISVSQVQSENGGGPCTSVFASARLFQVNTAVATAARDGRIVSGDTHTSVDLGNGRYTVAVSDGMGNGERARRESKAAIDLLKKLMKAGFDEKLAIRTVNSTLLLRSRDEMFTTLDMALIDLFNAKAEFLKIGSAPSFIKRGNEVIEVTGSNVPIGILQDIEVQSVEQQLQAGDILILMSDGLYDAPPHNYDSDTWLRTVISKLETKTPQDIADMLIETAVRMNHGSIRDDMTVVVAVIEHHEQEWAAIKLPSVPSLRKANKRRRGA
- a CDS encoding ComE operon protein 2; translated protein: MHQTERTPNHRLSWDAFFASQSRVMALRSTCTRLSVGCVIVRDKRMIASGYNGSINHDEHCLDVGCKVVDGHCVRAIHAEQNALLQCARFGIATEGADLYVTHLPCLHCTKSIIQAGIQNIFYETVYRPDAYAQELLQTAGVNIRQVKSELEWLIHPNGEEI